One Clostridium sp. CM027 genomic window carries:
- a CDS encoding IS1182 family transposase, giving the protein MINEKNFTQQKLEMVYLEDLVPKDHILRNIDKYMDFSFIRELTKKYYCLDNGRPGVDPIILFKMLFIGYLFGIKSERQLVKDIEVNVAYRWFLGLSLTDPIPDHSTISQNRRRRFKGTDVFQKIFDEVVFKAINLKMVTGKILYTDSTHLKANANKRKLVKIEVEKTPKEYVAELNKAVEEDRINHGKKPLKEKEPVTKIKETKVSTTDPDSGYMMRDGKPEGFSYLDHRTVDSRHNIITDVYVTPGNINDVDPYIDRLDVQIKKFNFNTKYVGADAGYATNLICKELYERELKSVMGYRRSPHTKGMYTKNKFQYVKEQDIYVCPDLRALHYKTTTREGYKEYVGNAKYCEICPNRAQCFSAKSKFKTIRRHVWETYKEDVVKFTRTDKGRNIYRRRKETIERSFADSKQLHGLRYCHMRGLENVQEQCLLTAAVQNMKKIASLLSLLFFDFLTKKIVVILNLSITQSAIA; this is encoded by the coding sequence ATGATTAATGAAAAGAACTTCACACAACAAAAACTAGAAATGGTGTATTTAGAAGATTTAGTTCCTAAAGACCATATTCTGAGAAATATAGATAAATACATGGATTTCTCTTTTATAAGAGAACTGACTAAAAAATATTACTGCTTAGATAATGGAAGACCTGGCGTAGATCCTATTATACTTTTTAAAATGCTGTTTATTGGGTACTTATTTGGAATAAAATCTGAACGACAACTTGTAAAGGACATTGAAGTAAATGTGGCTTATAGATGGTTTCTAGGACTAAGTCTTACTGATCCTATTCCAGATCATTCAACAATTAGCCAAAATAGACGTAGACGGTTTAAAGGTACAGATGTGTTTCAAAAAATATTTGACGAAGTAGTATTTAAGGCTATAAATCTTAAGATGGTAACCGGTAAAATACTTTACACAGATTCTACACACCTAAAAGCAAATGCTAATAAGCGAAAGCTTGTGAAAATTGAAGTTGAAAAAACGCCGAAAGAATATGTAGCTGAACTTAATAAAGCAGTGGAAGAAGATAGAATAAACCATGGTAAAAAACCTTTAAAGGAAAAAGAACCTGTTACCAAAATAAAAGAAACTAAAGTTAGCACAACCGACCCCGACAGTGGATATATGATGAGAGATGGCAAGCCGGAAGGCTTCTCATATTTAGATCACAGAACTGTCGATAGCAGACATAATATAATTACTGATGTGTATGTTACTCCTGGAAACATAAATGATGTTGATCCTTATATCGATAGATTAGATGTGCAAATAAAAAAGTTTAATTTTAATACAAAATATGTTGGTGCAGATGCTGGTTATGCTACAAATCTTATATGTAAAGAACTATATGAGAGGGAATTAAAATCTGTAATGGGATACCGTAGGTCTCCACATACAAAAGGAATGTACACAAAAAATAAATTCCAATATGTTAAAGAACAGGACATTTACGTATGCCCTGACTTAAGGGCTTTACATTATAAAACGACAACAAGAGAAGGATATAAAGAATATGTTGGTAATGCAAAATATTGCGAGATATGTCCAAATAGAGCTCAATGCTTTTCTGCAAAAAGCAAGTTTAAAACTATTAGAAGACATGTTTGGGAAACGTATAAAGAAGATGTTGTAAAGTTCACCAGAACAGATAAAGGCAGAAATATATATAGAAGAAGAAAAGAAACTATAGAGCGAAGCTTCGCAGATTCAAAACAACTGCATGGGCTTCGCTATTGCCATATGCGTGGATTAGAAAATGTGCAAGAGCAGTGTCTGCTTACAGCAGCAGTGCAGAATATGAAAAAGATAGCTAGCCTGCTATCTTTACTGTTTTTTGATTTTCTAACTAAGAAGATAGTTGTTATTTTAAATTTATCCATAACTCAAAGCGCTATCGCATAA
- a CDS encoding DUF3892 domain-containing protein, whose protein sequence is MKIVKVRKNADGDITNVLTSTGEELDVSKVVALAKKGTVESVIVGKNRNGNDVIRSSPNSITEDNLDNLPNF, encoded by the coding sequence ATGAAGATAGTTAAGGTAAGAAAAAATGCAGACGGAGATATCACAAATGTATTAACTAGTACAGGTGAAGAATTGGATGTGAGTAAGGTTGTAGCGTTAGCAAAGAAGGGAACAGTAGAATCGGTGATTGTTGGTAAAAATAGAAATGGGAATGATGTTATAAGGTCATCACCCAATAGTATCACAGAAGACAACTTAGATAATCTTCCGAATTTTTAA